Proteins encoded by one window of Dioscorea cayenensis subsp. rotundata cultivar TDr96_F1 chromosome 6, TDr96_F1_v2_PseudoChromosome.rev07_lg8_w22 25.fasta, whole genome shotgun sequence:
- the LOC120263803 gene encoding uncharacterized protein LOC120263803, giving the protein MYVTRPLSLYNNNPNFLSAPPPEGPGSGILVIQDEAAEAEAVCCLGLCEDSRIYKLPFPQNRKTVISYTHTTGAGAHQGTSHSHHQTSHDEVYFIPVTGQPLSSNVYYAIMADGRHKGKTATSSREEDMGTCLCFNFVNDTKPLSFDPTNTYQQVEIIPRGRRFTAKAVAQDGFPPHFLRRKGWRANTSIPRSFVLEGEANGVDMALRRRLPDFGSHVVVGKWYTPFIFIKEGDRLKDQMKKSMYYEVTLEQFWEEIYGCNFHGENKVQVSVSVRREMALLNGNEVVEDEVNMVDNFIWFKGVNSRESGLGLSMVVWERMRWEENRLGWVMSGRENKVKKVDRVEEFEGDVWRRFSCYVLVERFVFKRMGGSLAFTYDFKHVDKIRVTWE; this is encoded by the exons ATGTATGTAACTAGGCCTCTTTCCCTCTACAACAACAATCCTAATTTCTTATCGGCACCGCCACCGGAAGGGCCGGGCTCCGGCATTCTTGTGATCCAAGATGAGGCTGCCGAAGCTGAAGCAGTGTGCTGCTTGGGGCTCTGTGAAGATTCAAGGATCTACAAACTACCATTTCCTCAAAACAGGAAAACTGTGATCAGTTACACGCACACCACCGGCGCTGGTGCTCACCAGGGAACCTCTCACTCTCACCACCAAACCTCTCACGATGAAGTTTACTTCATTCCGGTAACCGGCCAGCCCTTATCATCCAACGTTTACTATGCTATTATGGCCGATGGAAGACATAAAGG AAAAACAGCAACATCTTCAAGAGAGGAGGATATGGGGACATGCTTATGTTTTAACTTTGTGAATGACACCAAACCACTTTCCTTTGATCCTACAAACACATACCAGCAAGTAGAGATCATTCCTAGAGGGCGTAGATTCACTGCCAAAGCTGTGGCTCAAGATGGATTCCCTCCACATTTTCTAAGAAGAAAAGGTTGGCGAGCTAATACTTCTATACCAAGAAGCTTTGTCTTAGAAGGTGAAGCCAATGGTGTTGATATGGCACTTCGAAGACGGTTGCCGGATTTCGGCTCTCATGTTGTTGTAGGGAAGTGGTACACCCCTTTCATCTTCATCAAAGAAGGTGATAGGTTGAAAGATCAAATGAAGAAGTCTATGTATTATGAGGTTACTCTTGAGCAATTTTGGGAAGAGATATATGGTTGTAACTTTCATggagaaaacaaagtgcaagtTAGTGTAAGTGTGAGAAGGGAGATGGCACTTTTGAATGGGAATGAAGTTGTAGAAGATGAAGTTAATATGGTTGATAACTTTATTTGGTTCAAGGGTGTGAACTCAAGGGAGAGTGGGTTAGGTTTGAGCATGGTTGTGTGGGAGAGGATGAGATGGGAGGAGAATAGATTGGGTTGGGTCATGAGTGGTAGGGAGAATAAAGTTAAGAAGGTTGATAGGGTTGAGGAGTTTGAAGGTGATGTGTGGAGGAGGTTTTCTTGTTATGTTTTGGTTGAGAGATTTGTTTTCAAGAGGATGGGTGGGAGTTTGGCTTTCACATATGATTTTAAGCATGTTGATAAAATTAGAGTTACATGGGAGTGA
- the LOC120263455 gene encoding E3 ubiquitin-protein ligase ATL6-like: protein MATKSHRSINAPVHPSPSIWAPAILLSLLILTTTRCAEAQSSPPSTASQIKSKPFNPSSAFIITVLVIGIFFAGFLSVYLRGCARPAAAGTSGGDSPPSAFVGIKRGLDPTILASFPSMPYAEVRELKLGLGALECAVCLLEFEDDETLKLLPRCCHVYHSDCIDAWLAAHVTCPVCRFNLAAAPTEDHVAIDVSDEREAEVAELARIGSRKRELRSRSIRGPRFGRSRSAGNLAAVRVDRFTLRLPEPVMEEVIDAATSSGQHRRAVSCAVGRSGRWISRALSVKQPKIEPYSAEFDPV from the coding sequence ATGGCAACGAAATCTCACCGTTCGATCAACGCACCAGTCCATCCCTCACCGTCGATCTGGGCTCCGGCTATACTCCTCTCTCTCCTGATTCTAACCACCACCCGGTGCGCGGAAGCCCAAAGCTCACCGCCCTCCACCGCCTCACAGATCAAATCCAAGCCGTTCAATCCCTCCTCCGCCTTCATCATCACCGTTCTTGTCATCGGCATCTTCTTCGCCGGCTTCCTCTCCGTCTACCTCCGCGGATGCGCCCGCCCGGCCGCTGCTGGCACCTCCGGCGGTGATTCCCCGCCGTCGGCTTTCGTAGGCATCAAGCGCGGGCTCGATCCGACCATTCTAGCTTCGTTCCCGTCGATGCCCTACGCCGAGGTCCGGGAACTGAAGCTCGGCCTCGGTGCTCTCGAATGCGCCGTTTGCCTCCTCGAGTTTGAAGACGATGAAACCCTAAAACTCCTCCCCAGATGCTGCCACGTGTATCATTCCGACTGCATCGACGCCTGGCTTGCGGCCCACGTCACCTGCCCGGTTTGCCGATTCAACCTCGCCGCCGCTCCGACCGAGGATCACGTCGCCATCGACGTCAGCGATGAGAGAGAGGCCGAGGTTGCGGAGCTGGCAAGGATCGGAAGTAGGAAAAGGGAGCTGAGATCGAGATCCATTCGGGGGCCCCGATTCGGGAGGTCGAGATCGGCGGGGAACTTGGCGGCAGTGAGGGTGGATAGGTTTACACTGAGGTTGCCGGAGCCGGTGATGGAGGAGGTCATTGATGCGGCGACGTCGTCCGGCCAGCACCGGCGAGCGGTGAGCTGCGCGGTTGGAAGAAGCGGGCGTTGGATCTCGAGGGCGCTCTCAGTGAAACAACCCAAAATTGAACCCTATTCGGCCGAATTCGACCCGGTTTAA
- the LOC120263649 gene encoding uncharacterized protein LOC120263649, with amino-acid sequence MKNSIGYSDKGDLASDPDDRKSTGGMAFYVNNNLDFGSHVVVGKWYTPFIFIKEGDRLKDRMKKSMYYEVTLEQFWEEIYSCTLYGEIKVHVSVSVRREMALLNGNEVVEDDGNVVDKFIWFKGVNSREIGLGLSKVVWERMRWEENRLGWVMSGGENKVEKVDRVEVFEGDVWKRFSCYVLIERFAFKRMDGSLAFTYDFKHVDKIRVKWEH; translated from the exons ATGAAGAACTCAATCGGCTACTCTGACAAAGGTGACCTCGCGAGTGATCCTGATGATAGGAAAAGCACTGGAGGAATGGCATTCTATGTTAACAATAATCTT GATTTTGGCTCTCATGTTGTTGTAGGGAAGTGGTACACCCCTTTCATCTTCATCAAAGAAGGTGATAGGTTGAAAGATCGAATGAAGAAGTCTATGTATTATGAGGTTACTCTTGAGCAATTTTGGGAAGAGATATATAGTTGTACCTTGTATGGAGAAATAAAAGTGCACGTTAGTGTAAGTGTGAGAAGGGAAATGGCACTTTTGAATGGGAATGAAGTTGTAGAAGATGATGGTAATGTGGTTGATAAGTTCATTTGGTTCAAGGGTGTGAACTCAAGGGAGATTGGGTTAGGTTTGAGCAAGGTTGTGTGGGAGAGGATGAGATGGGAGGAGAATAGATTGGGCTGGGTCATGAGTGGTGGGGAGAATAAAGTTGAGAAGGTTGATAGGGTTGAGGTGTTTGAAGGTGATGTGTGGAAGAGGTTTTCttgttatgttttaattgagagATTTGCTTTCAAGAGGATGGATGGTAGTTTGGCTTTCACATATGATTTCAAGCATGTTGATAAAATTAGAGTTAAGTGGGAGCATTag
- the LOC120263454 gene encoding transcription factor bHLH94-like, producing the protein MALEAAVFSQELFAYTCKELLTIGGTWNEFGVIEEENMINNEVGESQEQWSGWMDELSSIVEEQNSPSPETCKKEEYFFNETSASRQRRRRARTYKNKEELENQRMTHIAVERNRRKLMNEYLAVLRSLMPPSYVQRGDQASVIGGAINYVKELEQLLQSLEAQKYMNQCSSSSCTITPFTDFFTFPQYSSSTSSSSSSSQDLLEETKKKKNSSSAMADIQVTMVENHASLKVLSRSRPKQLLKMVTGLHSLHLTIFHLNLTTFDHMTFYSFSLKVEEECPATSADEIAGVVHEMLGRIEEEQLNF; encoded by the exons ATGGCCTTAGAAGCTGCTGTATTCTCACAAGAACTCTTTGCATATACATGCAAAGAATTGCTCACCATTGGTGGAACATGGAATGAGTTTGGAGTCATTGAAGAGGAGAATATGATAAACAATGAAGTTGGAGAGAGCCAAGAACAATGGAGTGGATGGATGGATGAGTTATCCTCCATTGTAGAAGAACAAAACTCTCCATCCCCTGAAACTTGCAAGAAGGAAGAGTACTTCTTCAATGAAACTTCAGCTTCCCGACAACGCCGACGTAGAGCAAGAACctataagaacaaagaagagcTAGAGAACCAGAGAATGACTCACATTGCCGTCGAACGCAATCGGCGGAAACTCATGAATGAGTACCTTGCTGTTCTCCGGTCACTCATGCCTCCATCCTATGTCCAAAGG GGTGATCAAGCATCAGTGATTGGCGGTGCAATAAACTATGTCAAAGAACTTGAGCAACTCCTCCAATCTTTAGAAGCTCAGAAGTACATGAATCAATGTTCATCATCCAGCTGCACCATTACCCCCTTCACTGATTTCTTCACCTTCCCACAGTActcttcatcaacatcatcatcttcatcttcatctcaaGACCTGTTAGAAGAgaccaaaaagaagaagaacagttCATCAGCAATGGCTGACATTCAGGTAACAATGGTGGAAAACCATGCAAGCCTCAAGGTCCTCTCAAGATCAAGACCAAAACAGCTCCTCAAAATGGTCACTGGTCTTCATAGTCTTCATCTAACCATCTTTCATCTTAACTTGACCACCTTTGATCATATGACATTCTACTCATTCAGTCTCAAG GTAGAAGAGGAATGTCCGGCGACGTCCGCCGACGAGATCGCCGGAGTTGTGCATGAAATGCTGGGGAGGATTGAAGAAGAGCAGCTTAATTTTTAG